In Malania oleifera isolate guangnan ecotype guangnan chromosome 8, ASM2987363v1, whole genome shotgun sequence, a single window of DNA contains:
- the LOC131162373 gene encoding phosphatidylinositol 4-phosphate 5-kinase 1-like, which yields MLEAISFEEASSPIVSNPKKKKSEDEVERDKAERESEKPPGRSRSQGCTRRVTPTIGGATTSTTTTVAVEKLLPNGDLYTGSFSGNVPHGSGKYLWTDGCMYEGEWKRGKASGKGKFSWPSGATFEGEFKSGRMEGFGTFIGADGDTYRGSWSADRKHGYGQKRYANGDFYEGWWRRNLQDGQGKYVWKNGNEYVGEWKSGVISGRGVLIWSNGNRYDGQWDHGVPKGNGIFRWPDGSCYVGCWNKDSSNQQHQLNGTFYPGPGKEQKSILADDDSLVAKKRSSVDGSRGSMTERTFPRICIWESDGEAGDITCDIIDNVEASMFYRDGTGLDCEGFRQFRRNPCCFASGEVKKPGQTISKGHKNYDLMLNLQLGIRYSVGKHASILRDLKPSDFDPKEKFWSRFPPEGSKITPPHQSVEFRWKDYCPLVFRHLRELFQVDPADYMLAICGNDALRELSSPGKSGSFFYLTQDDRFMIKTVKKSEVKVLIRMLPSYYQHVCRYENSLVTKFFGVHCVKPVGGQKTRFIVMGNLFCSEYRIHRRFDLKGSSHGRTTDKPEGEIDETTTLKDLDLNFVFRLQRNWFQELIRQIDRDCEFLEAERIMDYSLLVGLHFRDDNTGDKMGLSPFLLRSGKKDSYQNEKFMRGYRFLEAELQDMDRVLSGRKPLIRLGANMPARAERVARRSDYDQYTPGCVSNFQPSRSGEVYEVVLYFGIIDILQDYDISKKLEHAYKSLQADPTSISAVDPKLYSKRFRDFIGRIFIEDR from the exons ATGCTAGAAGCCATTTCATTTGAAGAAGCGAGCAGCCCTATCGTCTCAAACCCTAAGAAGAAGAAGTCGGAAGACGAGGTAGAAAGAGATAAGGCAGAGAGAGAAAGCGAAAAGCCACCTGGTCGGAGCCGATCTCAGGGCTGCACGAGACGGGTGACTCCGACCATCGGCGGCGCCACCACCAGCACCACCACGACGGTCGCCGTCGAGAAGCTTCTCCCGAACGGGGATCTCTACACTGGCAGCTTCTCTGGTAACGTTCCCCACGGATCCGGAAAGTATCTGTGGACGGACGGGTGTATGTACGAAGGGGAGTGGAAGAGAGGGAAAGCTTCTGGAAAAGGCAAGTTCTCGTGGCCGTCGGGGGCCACCTTCGAAGGCGAGTTCAAGTCGGGTCGTATGGAAGGTTTTGGCACCTTCATCGGCGCCGACGGCGATACCTACCGCGGATCTTGGTCCGCGGATCGGAAGCATGGGTACGGGCAGAAACGATATGCAAATGGCGATTTCTACGAGGGGTGGTGGCGCAGGAACCTTCAGGACGGGCAAGGGAAGTACGTTTGGAAAAATGGGAACGAGTATGTAGGGGAGTGGAAGAGTGGAGTGATCTCAGGTCGCGGAGTTTTGATTTGGTCAAATGGGAATCGTTATGACGGGCAGTGGGACCACGGAGTTCCGAAGGGAAATGGTATTTTCCGGTGGCCGGATGGGAGTTGCTATGTTGGTTGTTGGAACAAAGACTCGAGTAATCAACAGCATCAATTGAATGGTACTTTCTATCCGGGGCCGGGGAAAGAGCAAAAGAGTATTTTGGCCGATGACGATTCTCTGGTGGCGAAAAAGAGGTCATCGGTAGATGGATCGAGGGGGAGCATGACAGAGAGGACTTTTCCGAGGATCTGCATTTGGGAGAGTGATGGGGAGGCCGGAGATATTACTTGTGATATAATTGATAATGTAGAGGCGTCCATGTTTTATAGGGACGGAACGGGATTGGATTGCGAGGGGTTCAGGCAGTTTCGGAGGAATCCGTGCTGTTTTGCAAGCGGTGAGGTGAAGAAACCTGGGCAGACCATATCGAAAGGTCATAAGAACTATGATTTGATGCTTAATCTTCAACTGGGCATTAG ATATTCTGTGGGAAAGCATGCTTCAATTTTGCGGGACCTTAAACCCAGTGATTTCGATCCAAAGGAGAAGTTCTGGTCGAGGTTTCCACCAGAAGGATCAAAGATAACTCCGCCTCATCAATCAGTGGAGTTCCGGTGGAAAGATTACTGCCCCCTGGTGTTTAg ACATTTGAGAGAGCTATTTCAAGTTGATCCTGCGGATTACATGCTAGCCATTTGTGGAAATGATGCTCTTAGAGAGCTTTCCTCACCGGGCAAGAGTGGAAGCTTTTTTTACCTTACACAGGATGATAGATTTATGATAAAGACAGTAAAAAAATCAGAAGTCAAG GTGCTTATTAGGATGCTTCCAAGTTACTACCAACATGTTTGTCGGTATGAAAATTCCCTCGTGACAAAATTCTTTGGCGTACATTGTGTCAAACCAGTTGGTGGCCAAAAG ACCCGGTTTATTGTGATGGGCAATTTGTTCTGCTCAGAATATCGGATTCATAGGCGATTTGACCTGAAAGGATCATCCCATGGCCGCACCACTGATAAGCCCGAGGGTGAGATTGATGAAACCACTACCCTTAAAGACCTTGATCTGAATTTTGTTTTTCGTCTCCAAAGAAATTGGTTCCAAGAGCTTATCAG GCAAATTGACCGGGACTGTGAGTTCTTGGAAGCAGAGAGAATCATGGATTACAGCCTTCTGGTTGGTCTACACTTCCGTGATGACAATACCGGCGATAAGATGGGGCTGTCCCCATTTCTTTTGCGTTCTG GTAAAAAGGATTCATATCAGAATGAGAAGTTCATGCGTGGTTATCGCTTCCTAGAAGCTGAGCTACAAGACATGGATCGGGTTTTATCGGGCCG GAAACCATTGATCAGGCTAGGGGCGAACATGCCTGCAAGAGCAGAGCGGGTGGCCAGGAGGAGCGATTACGATCAATACACGCCTGGCTGTGTTAGCAATTTCCAACCTTCACGCAGTGGTGAGGTCTATGAAGTAGTCCTCTATTTCGGGATCATTGATATTTTACAGGACTACGATATTAGCAAGAAACTTGAGCATGCCTACAAATCCTTACAAGCAGACCCCACCTCAATCTCAGCTGTTGATCCAAAGCTCTACTCGAAGAGATTTCGAGATTTTATTGGTAGAATATTTATAGAAGACAGGTAA